A part of Xenopus tropicalis strain Nigerian chromosome 4, UCB_Xtro_10.0, whole genome shotgun sequence genomic DNA contains:
- the LOC101733443 gene encoding acylphosphatase-2-like isoform X2, giving the protein MGMFKYTEDQAKRVSAVGWVKNAPHGTVIGQVQGSKSIVEIMKNWLQNVGSPMSRIDKAVFSNEHEIQALEYTSFKTKY; this is encoded by the exons TATACAGAAGATCAAGCAAAACGTGTTAGTGCTGTTGGATGGGTTAAAAATGCCCCCCATGGAACAGTAATAGGTCAAGTCCAGGGGTCAAAGAGCATAGTGGAAATAAT GAAAAACTGGCTACAGAATGTCGGAAGCCCAATGTCTCGCATCGACAAGGCAGTTTTCTCCAACGAACATGAAATTCAGGCATTAGAATATACcagttttaaaacaaaatattaa